The sequence below is a genomic window from Lolium perenne isolate Kyuss_39 chromosome 7, Kyuss_2.0, whole genome shotgun sequence.
TAGTGAGAGTTTGTATGAAGATGAGGAGTTCGACCAAAGGCAGCTTGCAGCACTGGTTGTTTCTAAGGTGTTTTACTACTTGGGCGAGCTAAATGATTCTCTGTCATATGCACTTGGTGCTGGACCCCTATTTGATGTCTCGGAGGATTCTGATTATGCTAATACACTATTAGGTGCGGAATTGCCTAAATTTCTTATCAGTTTCTGGTTTCTATTGTTTAAAATATAGCATGCCCACATTGTAATTTTGCTTGTTTCGTTCTTCAGCACGAGCATTAGATGAATATGCCAGCATCAGGTCTAAGGCTTCCAAGGCTACAGGGGAGGAAGAAATGATGGATCCGAGATTGGAAGTTATTGTGGAGAGAATGCTAGACAAGTATGATAGTATCCTCCTTATCATTTGATTTCTAATAATTGAAGTGCTCATCTCACTATATCACAAATGTTTTTTTCAGGTGTATTCTCGATGGCAAATACCAACAGGCTATGGGTATGGCTGTTGAATGCAGGCGGCTTGATAAACTGGAGGAAGCAATCACTCGATCTGACAATCTTCATGGAGCTCTTTCTTACTGCATAAATCTATCTCACCAATATGTTGGCCATCGTGAATATCGCTGTGAGGTAAGAGCATGATCTGGCAGATTTGGATTATGAATCCTGCCTAATTCGTAGCTAGAAGCACCGCACAGTTTTTTTTAAGAATAATATCATAGTGACTCAAAAACTTAATATTTTCATGTTTCCAGATTCTTCGTTGTCTTGTAAAAATCTACCAGACATTGTCAGATCCGGATTATTTAAGCATTTGCCAGTGTCTCATGTTTCTGGATGAGCATGAGACTGTTGCAAATATCTTGTACACGCTGTTCTCTGGAGGCACGGTATGCACTGCTGTTTTTGTTTGAAAATCATTTACGTTGTTCTGTAACGTTAATGCGTAATTAACTCATGTTTGATGTGTCGAATCTACAGGACGATACTCTCCTTGCATACCAAATTGCTTTTGATCTTGTTGAAAATGAAAATCAGGCTTTTCTCCTGAATGTGCGGAATCACCTTGATACATTGTGTATCCCTAAATCGGCTCTACCAGGTGGTCAAACTGGTAATGCTACAGATCCATCTGGGGATACCCAGATGGGAGACGATGTTGACATAATGAATGGAAGTCCTCGGGTTGTGGATCCAATTGAAGAAGCACGTGCTGATAGGTTGACAAAAATTAGGGGGATATTGTCAGGGGAGACATCTATTCAGCTGACGTTACAGTTTTTATATAGCCATAATAGGTAAAGTGGTACAAACTGACTTTTCACAGCAAAGGATCATGTATTAAAGTTCCATATCTTATTAATTTGGTTATTCGATTCAACAGGTCTGATCTTTTGATCCTGAAGACTATAAAGCAGGCTTTGGAAATGAGGAACAGTGTTTGCCATAGTGCAACTATATGTTCCAATGCAATCATGCATGCAGGAACAACAGTTGATACCTTCCTCAGAGAAAACTTGGTATACTTTTTATACTCAAGTTACTTGATGTCAATTGCATCTTTATCTTTCATATTTTCGTATGTTGCCTTGCTGACTTTCTCATTGTATTCACATTCCAGGAATGGTTAAGTAGGGCAACCAATTGGGCTAAGTTCAGTGCCACTGCTGGACTAGGTGTTATTCATAGAGGCCACCTTCAGCAAGGCAGAGCTTTGATGGCTCCCTATCTGCCACAGGGTGGTGCTGCAGGCGGTGGCAGTCCATACTCAGAAGGTGGTGCCCTCTATGCTCTAGGCTTGATTCATGCCAACCATGGAGAGGGAATCACACATTTTCTTCGTGAGAGCCTTCGCAATACTAGTTCTGAGGTATTATTTCAGACCATTGTTATTTTTTTTCTTCTGTAACTGTTTCACTTATTATTTTATATCTGAATACGTACCGTATTATACAGGTTGTCCAGCATGGTGCCTGTTTAGGACTTGGGCTTGCCGGTTTAGGCACAGCTGATGAGGAAATATTCGAGGACATCAAGAATGTTCTCTACACAGACAGTGCTGTGGCTAGTGAGGCAGCTGGTATTGGCCTGGGCTTGCTTATGGTTGGAACAGCCACTGAGAAGGCTGGAGAAATGCTTGCCTATGCACATGATACACAACATGAGAAGATTATTAGGTAAGACTTTGTTGTTGCAATAGGTATCAATTTGAGAAACTACTCTTTTACTTGCATGAAATTTATTTTCATGAGATGATAGAAACGTTCCTGTTCTGATACGCTTTCCCTCTCTATCCAGGGGCTTGGCACTTGGAATTGCATTGACAGTGTATGGAAGGGAAGAGGAAGCTGACACTTTGATTGAACAAATGACTAGAGATCAAGATCCCATACTTCGCTATGGTGGTATGTATGCATTGGCTCTAGCATACAGGGGAACCGCAAATAACAAAGCTATCCACCAGCTTTTGCATTTTGCTGTGTCGGATGTGAACGATGATGTGCGGAGGACCGCAGTATTGGCTCTTGGCTTCGTCCTGTACAATGAACCTGAGCAGGTTAGTTTCACCTTATTGATGTTTTTTTGTTTGTCAAAATGTATAAACAAATCTGGAAGGTGCTTGATCAACATCTGACATGTCTACTCTCTGGACTGCAGACTCCCAGAATTGTGTCCCTGCTCTCTGAGTCATACAATCCACATGTCCGCTATGGTGCAGCTCTAGCGGTTGGAATCTCCTGTGCAGGAACAGGGTTAAACGATGCAATCTCCTTGCTGGAGCCTCTTACTTCTGATGTTGTGGACTTTGTGCGTCAGGGCGCCCTCATTGCAATGGCAATGGTCATGATCCAGACTAATGAATCGTATGACCCTCGTGTTGGAACATTCAGGCGCCAGTTGGAAAAAATCGTTCTTGACAAACACGAGGACACCATGAGTAAGATGGGTGCCATACTGGCTTCTGGCATCCTCGATGCGGGTGGTAGGAACGTCACCATCAAGCTCAAGTCGAGGTCAAAGCATGACAAGCTCACTGCTGTTGTTGGCCTGGCTGTTTTCACACAGTTCTGGTACTGGTACCCGCTCACCTATTTCATCAGCTTGGCCTTCTCTCCAACAGCCATCATTGGCCTGAACTCTGATCTGCAAATGCCAAAGCTCGAGTTTCTGTCCAATGCTAAACCATCACTCTTCGATTACCCCAAGCCAACAACTCAGCAAACTGCAACTGCAACAGTTAAGCTGCCAACAGCCATTTTGTCAACCTATGCCAAGGCAAAATCTAGGGCTTCGAAGAAGGACGCGGAGAAAGCTCAGGAGAAGGCAGAGGCAGCCGAGGGAAAGGCAGAGGCCCCACCCAGCGAAGACGCTTCTACGTCCATGCAGGTAAATGTTGAAGCGTAGTGTTTTACAAGTTCTAATCCGTAGTTCTGCCTTATAATGGATTCTAGGTGTTTTGCATAAATATAACTTGTATTACTCGATCCATGATCTCAGGTTGACGGTGTTGCTGCGGAGAAGAAGGCGCCTGAACCAGAACCGACGTTCCAGATCCTGGCAAACCCAGCCAGGGTTCTCCCTGCCCAGGAGAAGTTCATAAAGTTCCTGGAGAGCAGCCGATACGTGCCTGTGAAGGGTGCTCCCTCTGGGTTCGTCCTCCTGCGGGACCTCAGGCCAGAAGATGCCGAGGAACTAGTCCTCGCTGACACCCCCTCGACAGTGGCAACGAATGTCAGCGGCACTGCAGCTGCTAGCCCAGCCGTCGAGGAGGAGCCCCAGCCGCCCCAGCCGTTTGAGTACAGCCCGTGATGTTGACTGATGGATTGATTCACCCCCCCATGAAATGTTTGGGTTGTTTGTAATTGTTGGCAGGAACTGGATGTTTTGTTACGGCTAATTCATTTCTTTCAGTCGTCACAGGAATGTCTTTGTATAATTCATTTTTGCTCATCATTTAGTGCATTGGAAATTCGGAATTTTTGCTGTTGGATTCTTTGTGTCGACACCGTGGGGCTGGACTAAATAGAATTTCACTTTGTTCTAGTCTCCCTTTATCACATTCCCCGTTGCTGGGCACGTGCAGCTCTGTGAAGTTTATGCTGTTCATAAGGCGTTGCGTGAGGGAGCCCTTGTGCTGAGAGTGATACTGCTCCCCTTGACGATCAAGGCTTGACCCTAGGTGACCCTCTTTCCTCTTTTGAACCATCAAAGCAGTGGCGCACGGATCGGTAGCAGTAGCACGGTTTGGTAGCTTGTCATCTGTTGCTTTCTGTGACATGGGCAAAGCCTCCATGCTGTTCATAATGGCGTCTATGAGTTGGGCGCCATTGACTCTCCGCACCATCCACTTGAGTGTGGACTAGGACAAGCTGTGCCTTCCCCAAACTTGGCGTCGATCATTGAGGCTCAACCAGCCTGTGGTCCGTGGATGTGGAGGTGCTGTTCGATCGCCCCACAACGGCTGGTGCCTGCTCGCCATTGGAGTCGGAAACTTCTCGTCTTCAAGTACGACGACAACGGCATGCTCACCGTACCTTTCGACGAGACCATGTACCGTCGCCACTACCACTTCAATGAAATGACTAGACGAGGGCAAGATGAAAACACCAAGCTCGTAGTATGTTTCTAATTTATTGCATCAATTTCAAAATAGGTATGCAGTTTATTGACGTAGCTAAGAATTTATTAAGATCTTGTATGCGTGTTGCTCGCACGACGGACTAATGGATCACGCATTGCTGACGGGCAGACCACGTTACTAAGGATGTGTTCGGTTCTGGAACCGGAGGGGATGGAACGGAACGGTTCCATTCCGAGGTCACGGGACGGTTCCAACCCCGTGTTCGGTTTAGAGAAAATTGAGGAACGGAACGGTTCcattttttgttcggttgggggaATTCGGAGCGGAACGGAATAGCCATAATTATACTTAAACTTTGTCTTTTGTCTCAAAACGGGCTAATTTGACTCAAAACTGGCTAATGGAGGAAAAAGAACATCAAATCGGAAACTGCACGAGCGCTACCGCTGCCTCCTGCGCACGCCACCGCCGTCGCTGCGCGGCCGCCTCCGctgcggcgccgccgccgcctccgcgcgCTGTCGCTCCGCTCGTGAGCGCCGCCGTCGCAGCTGCGCGCGCGCGACGCCGCCTCTCCGCTCGCGAGCGCCACCGCCGCCTCGCGCGCGCGCGTCGCCTCCGCTGTGAGCGCCGCCGCTGCGGCTGCGCGCGGCGCTTCGACGCGCGCCTCCGCTGCgagcgccaccgccgccgccacgctgcgagcgccgccgccgcctccacctgcgagcgccgccgccgccacttgcacgcgcgccgccgtcgcctccCGTCGCCTACCGCGTGCTAATGAAGGATTAGTTTGGCTGGTTAGCGATCCGTTCCTCGCCGTTCTACCGATTTGGCCGGATGGGTGCATTCCGCATATCTGAGGAATATGCCGTTCCTAGGAACTACTCGGTTCCGTTCCTCCGACCAAACCGAACACAGGAACTTGTCCTAGGCACGGAACGGACCGGTTCCGTTCCACCAAAttctggaaccgaacacaccctaagtCTATCCACAAGACGACTCAAACAAACAGAATCAATTCATTTAGATGGTCTGTTTGAATCCATGCCCTGCCCTGAGCCTGCGCATGCGAGAAGCCGGGAACTAACACCGTGCATTGGGTTCCAATTGGCACGAAACGATCGTCTGTCCGTCGCCATTAAAACGCGTGTTGTATCAGTGTCACTGTCACCGGCTCACCGCGTACGCTTGTGCTGTCTTCCAGAAGAAAGGAATCCCGTCCCTGCTCTGTTTGCGGTGAATGGTTACTTTTTTTTAGACGGAAGGCTCAAGACGagtccgactttaaattaatgaaGCCACAACAGCACAGTACACATGACACATCAGAAGACTGACAACACACACGAACAAGACATGCTCCAACCTGAGCAACACAAGGACAACACATACGAAAGGAGTCGCCCGAACGAGACCTCCCGACGAGCACAACAAACTAGTTCAACATAAGGGAAGGACATAAGTAGTAAGGTAAGCTAGCTCGACACGGTCCGCCGACGTAGATCCTCACGCCGGGCGGTCCCGGATGTTGGCGTGGAGCGAGCGAAGTCTCCCGATCGCCAACTCCAACGCCTCGCGGTCCTGCCGCCTAGCCACTGGCTTCAACACCTGTAAATTGTTACTGCCCACCCATAGATCAACAGACACTATGTTTAATAATCCACCCGCATTCCAGCCCTTCCCCTACTCCTCTAACGCCGTTTACGGTTTTGTACAAAAAAATATTAATGCAGATTTTTTACTAGAGATGCACCTCTAACGCCGTTAGCTTTAACGCTTCATCCATCTAGATTAAAAAAAACATCTTTCCAACCATACCAGATAAATAATAACACATCGTTCCTCCATCCGAATGAAAAACAAGGCATGTTCCCAACCATATCGGATTAAAATAACATATCTCCATCTTGATAAAAGAACAAGACATCTTTCCCACCGTAACAAATAAAAATAACATCCTATATAGTCCATCCATTCCGATTAAAGATAAGACATCTTTCCAACTGCACCGGATAAAAATAACACAGCGTTTCCCATCCGAATAAATAATAAGCCATCTTTTCACCGTCCCCGAAAAAAAAGGTTAAGAGAACTACAATCTCAGTACTGTTAAGTTGATCTACGCTAGATGATCCGGTGCCCATACGTGGGCGCGCGCCTATCCACATGGTAGGTATCTGTTTTACGTGCCCTGTAGTAATTTTCACGTGCCCAAGCCAATTCTATAACTTTGCAAATGATTTGTTGTGTGTGCGTGGTGGTGTGGGGGGGCTTGCCCCCACCCCATTTGGATTCAAATCCACTTTAGAAAATAGTTGTGGTGATCATCTTTGTTCACAATATCTCACCTGAGTTTAAACACTTCAGCAATGAAGTCTTTGTTGGTCACTACATTAACTACAAATCTAGACCATGCCCTTCTTGCGTTAGGCGAAGGGGCACAACACAGATAGTACGTACTGGATCGTAAAAAATTCCTACGGAAGTGGCTTGGTCGATAACGGTCATGTCTACACGTGAAAAATATGTACACCCATCGGTGGATCATCGCTTGACGATTTGATGATGTATTCATTTTTTTAATCGATTTTTTTGATAGAGCTGAAAAgtgatcattattattggtggacGCGTCTTGGCGAATCGATCGATGCATTATGTATTCTGATGGACTTGACAAGTGTCCATCATTATCGGAGTGAATTGTGTTTGCTCCTCCTCGAGGATTGTAGACCATTTTGCTTTTTGCAGATTATTCGTGGGAGTATGGGGGCCATGCCCCCCCATCACATCAAAAAAGATATAAAATGGTGATATAAATAATGATGTGTTTTAGGTTGAAATGTTATGTAGTAAATACATTACTGTATGTTACTAGAGGTTCAGCAATTGCTAAAGCCAGATTAATTAGAAACATGGGCATTAGGAAGCACTTTTATCCATTCAATGTGTGTTGTTCAATCTAGAGCTCTTCGAATGTCTGCTTGTGTTGTTTCGAAGCTCCATATCTTCACACGTCAAAATGCCGTTAAGACCAGTTTGCATAGTCAATTAGCGTACAATTGGCTAGCTCGACATTACAACTTGCATGCCCGCTACTCTATGTGTCGAGTTAGGCATTTTGTAGCTAATCGAGCCGAGAACCTAGAAACAGGACGATAGTACATTCCCTAACACTTTACATGCGGTAGAGCAGTTGGGGTGGGTACCGGTTGCACATAACCAAACTGAAACTAAAAACTGCACAAGAAAAAAAACCTAACCGCAACCGAATTTCAGTTTTAGTGGTTTTTTGGTTAGGTTTCAGTCAGTAAAAGTGCTAACCATACACAACTCGGTTAGTTCAATTAAAAACTAGAAAACCACAGTTAACCGAAAGAAAACCAAATAGCCCAGCCCTCCAAACAATTTCGCTTTTCAGGCCGATCACACATGCGCGTTAACCTTTTATATTCGTCTAAAAGTGTGGGTATTGTTCAAGGAAAGCACTCCGGCGTGATGATATGGACTACTAGTTAGTATACATTTATTTGAGGATAGGTTGTGAGTTCAAGTTCTAAATAAACTAACAATGCTGCAATTTTTTATTTCGGCAGCATTTCCACTAGTTATCATTTCTTTCTCCCATAACACAATTATTTTAGTCTTCAAAAGTATAGAAACGAAATATATGTCCATAAAAAATAGGCGTTATTCAAAAATTCGTGTCAACTTTGGTTaatttggttattaccgaaaccgaaccgcACTTACCCATGGTTATTACCGAAGTCGAACCGAATTTACATGGTTATTACCGAAGCCGAACCGTATTTTTGTACGAAACTGTATTTACCGAAGAATTGAAATTACTAAAAAACCGTATTAATCGAACCAAAGTATAATCATATTAACTCAACGCGCAGCCGGAGGTGGGGTAACCATGTCGTATAAAACCCTGTATTAACATAAACAGTTCTCAATAGAAGAAGGATGTTTTAGCAAACCTAGTACGCCAGATATATATAATGGTGGCAGTAGCATCGACTAGTTTGCTTCAAATGTTTTAATTTGAACGAATAGGGGAACAACAAGCAGAAACACGGTAAACACAGAAAAACCACATTATCTTTGTCGAATTTTGGTATTTCCTACCAACACGTGATGCTATTAATCGGTCGCAAATCAACTGGCAAATACAGAGCATACTCAAGAAGAAGGGAAACCAACCGTTTAGGAACCTTTTGAGATGCGTGAGAGGAACCATTTCAAATATGGAGGATTAACACTGAACCGTTAAGCCGTTCTTTCTGTCTTGCAAGAGGTGTCTGTATGGGGCGTCGAGATGGCCACCCAGCAAAAGTTACCGCTCCGTAGCTAGAAGTTTTTCCGAGATGGACATGTTAGACTGCTGGATTTTGCATTATGAAAAAAAAAACTATGTGCATCCCTCGTTGCAAAGGCCGAGACTCTGTTCCTCCCGTAAGAGAAAAGAAAAGCTGGAAATATAATTATtctgaaaaaaaagaaaagacaTGGCATCCTTTTCATGTAGCTAGAAAATATCTTAAATTAttctaaaaaagaaagaaaatatcTTAAATTGATTTCTcaatactaaataaaataaaataaagcatgtCGACTCGATCGCGGCATGCACCCGAGCACATGGGCGATGGTTCATTCTTCTTCTCGACGCGGCAAGGAGGCACAAACTTTTTGTACAGTAGCCGGGGTATAGATGCAAAGGAGAAGGTTCCATCCGGGTGGGCCCCACAATAGAATCAGTTGGTGGAGGTGAAGAGGCTGGGGCCCACACCGCGCCAACTTGCGGCTCTCGTCTCCTCCTTCCATAAAACCACAAGGAGACAAGCCAGACACCGAGACAGATTCTTCTGCCACCCACGCTCTCGACTCTCCTCCCcgccgcgcggcccaagggcgGCGAGTTCCCCGCCCAGCCCCGCCGCGGCGGAGATCCCCTGCAGCAGAG
It includes:
- the LOC127314500 gene encoding 26S proteasome non-ATPase regulatory subunit 1 homolog A — protein: MAAAAVMVSSASALLAMLQEPAAELKLHALSNLNSLVHVFWPEISTSVPAIESLYEDEEFDQRQLAALVVSKVFYYLGELNDSLSYALGAGPLFDVSEDSDYANTLLARALDEYASIRSKASKATGEEEMMDPRLEVIVERMLDKCILDGKYQQAMGMAVECRRLDKLEEAITRSDNLHGALSYCINLSHQYVGHREYRCEILRCLVKIYQTLSDPDYLSICQCLMFLDEHETVANILYTLFSGGTDDTLLAYQIAFDLVENENQAFLLNVRNHLDTLCIPKSALPGGQTGNATDPSGDTQMGDDVDIMNGSPRVVDPIEEARADRLTKIRGILSGETSIQLTLQFLYSHNRSDLLILKTIKQALEMRNSVCHSATICSNAIMHAGTTVDTFLRENLEWLSRATNWAKFSATAGLGVIHRGHLQQGRALMAPYLPQGGAAGGGSPYSEGGALYALGLIHANHGEGITHFLRESLRNTSSEVVQHGACLGLGLAGLGTADEEIFEDIKNVLYTDSAVASEAAGIGLGLLMVGTATEKAGEMLAYAHDTQHEKIIRGLALGIALTVYGREEEADTLIEQMTRDQDPILRYGGMYALALAYRGTANNKAIHQLLHFAVSDVNDDVRRTAVLALGFVLYNEPEQTPRIVSLLSESYNPHVRYGAALAVGISCAGTGLNDAISLLEPLTSDVVDFVRQGALIAMAMVMIQTNESYDPRVGTFRRQLEKIVLDKHEDTMSKMGAILASGILDAGGRNVTIKLKSRSKHDKLTAVVGLAVFTQFWYWYPLTYFISLAFSPTAIIGLNSDLQMPKLEFLSNAKPSLFDYPKPTTQQTATATVKLPTAILSTYAKAKSRASKKDAEKAQEKAEAAEGKAEAPPSEDASTSMQVDGVAAEKKAPEPEPTFQILANPARVLPAQEKFIKFLESSRYVPVKGAPSGFVLLRDLRPEDAEELVLADTPSTVATNVSGTAAASPAVEEEPQPPQPFEYSP